Within the Bacillus pumilus genome, the region TTGTATTCTCTAGATAGTTTAGCATACTCGGTCTTGTCCCTCACCCTTCCGCCTTTTATTTTACTAAAAAGACATGAGCAAATGTCCACTGACATCACTATTTAACAATTATATAATAATATATCCTTTTTTTGTATGTATTTGGATAAAAAAAAGACTTGATGATGATCAAGTCTTTAAGAAATTTTCACATATTCATATTTGTCGTACTGATCAATGCTTTTGTTAATGTTATGAAGAGAAGCCGTTGTTTCTCTAATTTCGTTTTCAAGTTTCCATAATAATTGTTTAAGTTCTTCGATTTCATACTTTTCCATCGATTCCACTCTCCTTTTTT harbors:
- the degQ gene encoding degradation enzyme regulation protein DegQ, which encodes MEKYEIEELKQLLWKLENEIRETTASLHNINKSIDQYDKYEYVKIS